The region CAAGGGACCGCGCAGCTACACCGGCGAGGACGTCGCCGAACTCCAGACGCACGGCAGCCCCGCCGTCCTGGCCCGCGTCCTCCAGGCCACGCTGGACTGCGGCGCGCGCCCCGCCCGACCCGGCGAGTTCACGCTGCGCGCGTACCTGAGCGGCCGCCTGGACCTCGCGCAGGCCGAGGCGGTCCTGAACCTCATCGAGGCGCAGACCGACACCGCCCGGCGGCAGGCGACCCTGGGCCTCAGCGGCGCGCTGGGCGACCGCGTGGACGGCGTCGCGCGCGGCGTGACCCGCACCCTGGCCGCCATCCAGGCCCTGCTCGACTACCCCGAGGAGGGCGTGCCCGACGAGGACCGCACCCTCCCCCTGGCGCAGGCCGAGTCGGACCTGCGTGACCTGCTGGCGTCCGCGCGGGCCGGGCAGTTCGCCACGCGAGGCGCGCGGCTGGCGCTGATCGGGCGGCCCAACGCGGGCAAGAGCAGCCTCCTGAACGCCCTGCTGGGCTATGAGCGCAGCATCGTCACGCCCATCGCCGGGACCACCCGCGACTACCTGGAGGCCGCCGTCGAACTCGCCGGGGTGCCCGTCACGCTGGTGGACACGGCGGGCATCCGCGAGACCGGGGACGCCATCGAGGCCGCCGGGGTCCGGCAGGCCCTGAGTCTCGCGGGCGCCGCCGATCTGGTCCTGGCGCTGGAGGACGGCAGCACCCCCCGCGAGGCCCTGCCCGCCGACCTGAGCGGCGCCCGCGTCATCCACGTCCGGACGAAAGCCGACCTGCCGGGCGCGTGGACCGACCCGACCGCGCTGGACGTCAGCGCCGTGACCGGGTCCGGCCTCCCCGCGCTGCGGGACGCGATCCAGGCGGCGCTGCTGGGCGACACCGCACGCGGCGAGGCGTGGCTGACCACCGAACGGCAAGCCGACGCCGCCCGACGCGCCCTGGCGCACATCCAGGCGGCGCAGACCCTCCCGGACGACCTGGCCGGGTACGAACTGGAAGAAGCCCTGCGCGCCCTGGCCGAACTGACCGGCCGGGACGTGCAGGAGGACGTCGTGGACGCCGTGTTCCGCAACTTCTGCGTCGGGAAGTAAATGAACGGGCTCACGGAGGTCCGCTTGACCGGATACTCCCGTCTTGATCCGTGTGGGATCAGGTGTGAGGGGCGGTCTGTCGCGCCAGCCACTCCGGGTCCGGTGCCACGAATTCCAGCAGTTCGACTGTGACGCCGTCGGGCGCCTGAAACTGCACTCGTTTCTGCCCCCACGGTTCGGTGGTGACCGGCAGGACGAAGCTCAGCCCGGCCCGTTCCAGACGACGGGCTTCGGCTTCTACCTCCGGGACGATCAGGGCCAGCATGATCCCGGAGGTCTGCTGTCGACTGAGGAGCGGTCCGGCCGCCGGGTGCCCCTGGCGTAGCAGGTCGAGGTGCAGGCCTGGCAGGTCCGGATGTTGCAGGCTGACGAACCAGTCCAGTTCGGCGGTGGGGGTGAACCCGAAGTGACGGCGGTAGAAGCGGGCGCTGCCGACCGGGTCGGCGCTGAGGACAGTGATGCTCAGGGCGGTCAGTGACATATACACCTCCTGTGAATAACAGTTATACCGGTACAAGTGTAGCATATGGATTATGCGACAGAATCCTGCCCGCCGCACGGCCCTGTTGGACGCCGCCATCACCCTCCTGGCCGAGCGGGGCTCAGCCGCGCTGAGCTACCGCAACCTGGACGAGGCGGCTGCCCTGCCCGTCGGCACCGCCGCGAACTACTTCCGTACGCGGGCGGACCTGCTTCTTGAGGTCACCCGCCACGTCCTGAACCGTCTGGGCCCGGACCCGCAGACCCTGGCGGCTGCGCTGGAGCACCCGCAGCCGACGCGGCACGCCGCCGTCCTCCAGCACCTGCTGGACCGCATGCAGCGGGAACGTGACGCGACCCTGGCGCTGCTGGAACTGCGGCTGCTGGCCCGGCGATACCCGGACCTCCAGGCCACCTTCCGCACCACCGTTCAGGAGAACCTGATCCTCAGCCGCCAGTTCAGTGAAGCGCACGGCTTCACGCAGGGCGACGAGGAGTTCCTGACCGGGTACCTGCTCCTCAGCGGCTTCGTGTTCGAGGACCTGACCCTGCCGGGCCTGCTCCCCCCGGAACTCGGGACGCGGCTGATCCAGACGCTGACGGCACCGTCCACGCCGCAGCCAGGCTGACTCGGCCGGGGCTGCATCAGGTCGCAGGTGAGCGGCCCATGCGCCGACCCCTGAGAGGAGGCTGTCTGCCAGCGTGCTACCGCAGCTTGCCCAGGCTCTTGCGGATCAGGCTGTCGGCACTCAGATCAGGATCACTGGCGAGAAGTTCGGCGACGACGCCGCGCACCTGCGCCTCGCGGAAGCCCAGGGCGAGCAGGGCGTCCACGGCGTCGCGTCCGGCGGTACTCGTGACCCGCGCGGCCTTCGCGCCGCCCCCCGTGGCGGGCGCGGCGAGGTGCTCGGGAATCTTGCCCTGGAGTTCCAGCACGAGCCGTTCGGCGGTCTTCTTCCCGACACCGCTGACGCTGGACAGCAGTTTCACGTCCCCGCCGAGCAGTCCGGCGGCCAGGGCGCTGACGGGCATGGCGGACAGCAGCGCCAGCGCCAGCTTGGGCCCCACGCCGCTGACGCTGGTCAGCAGGTCGAACACGCGGACGCTGTCGGCGTCGTGGAAGCCGAACAGCAGCTGGGCGTCCTCGCGGACGACGAAGCGGGTGTTCAGTTCGGCGGTCTCGCCGACGGTCAGCTTGCCCAGGGTGCTGACGGGGCACTGAACCTCATAACCGACGCCGCCCGCGACGACCACGGCGCTGTGCTCTCGGATTTCCCGGACGGTGCCGGACAGGTAGGCGATCATTGCCTCCATTCTACATTCCGCTGTGAACAGAATGCTGCGCCGGGGCAGGTTCACACCACCCGGCAGGCCCCGCAGGTGCCCGGTGTGCTGCACTGTGGGGCATGTTCACCCTGCGCCCCGCCCGCGAGACCGACCGCGCCGCGCTGTACCGCATCTGCCTGGAAACGGGCGCTAGTGGCCAGGACGCCACCCACCTGTACGCCGACCCTCTGATCCTGGGGCACGTGTACGCCGGGCCGTACCTGACGTACGCGCCGGAGTTCGCGTTCGTGCTCGAACAGGCCGGGGGAGAGGTCGCGGGGTATGTCCTGGGCGTCCCCGACACGGCGGCCTTCGAGGCGACTCTGGACCGCGAGTGGTGGCCGCCCCTGCGGGAACTGTACCCCGATCCAGCGGGCATTCCCCACGCCGAGCGCACGCCCGACCAGCGGATCGCGCACCTGATCCACCACCCGCCCCGCGCGCCGCAGGACCTGCTGAGCGTCTACCCGGCGCACCTCCACATCGACCTGCTGCCCGACGCGCAGGGAGGCGGGCGGGGGCGGGCGCTGATGACCACCCTGCTGGACGCGCTACGTGAGGCCGGGGTGGCGGGCGTCCACCTGGGCGTGGGGGAGGGCAACACCCGCGCGCAGGGCTTCTACCGCCACCTGGGCTTCCAGGAACTGGGCCGCGCGCCCGGCAGCGTGACCTTCGGCCTGCCCCTCACCTGAACCCGCCGCCAGGGGCAGCCAGTGAAAGGGACGCCCACACGGGACGTCCCTCCACTGAACCGCTGGATTACTTGCGGTAGACCTTCGTCACGCCGTTCACGGTGCGGATGGTGCCGCCCTCGAAGTCCGCCGCCCACGCGCCGCTGATGGTGTACTGGTCGCGGGTGGGGAACCCCAGGAACGAGCCGCTGCCGCCCAGACCCTGGTAGGTCTTCAGGACGTTCCCGCTGAGCCAGAAGGTGCCGTACTTCTCGGTGCCGTACAGCGCGCCGTTCTGGAAGAAACCGTACAGGCCGCTCGTGCCCAGGCTGTTCTGCGGGATGACCTTCTCGTCACCGGCGGCCCAGCCCAGGCGGCTGGGGGGACGCGTGCCCCTGTTCTCGGCCTTGGCGAGCGCCAGGTACCGTTCGAGCAGCATGCCGTGCACAGCGTACGAGCGGCTGCTGCCGTTCGCGTGCAGCAGGACGGCGTCACCGTACGCCCCGACGCCCCTGAACTTCTGCCACAGACCGTCACCCCAGCCGCTGGCGTAGGTGGTGGCCTGACCGAGGCTCTCGTCGCCCTTCAGGCGGGCGTAGGCGTCCACCATGGCCTGATCGCGCGTGCCGTTCTGCCGCTCGCCGGGTTGGATGGTGCCCGTGGGCTGGGCGGGCTGCGTCGGCTGAGCAGGAGTGGGCTGCGCAGGAGTGGGCTGGGCCGGAGCAGGTTGTGCAGGGGCGGGCTGCTGGCCCTGGCCGGGCGTGATGGTCACGGTGCCGGTCGTGCTGCCCGGCATGGCGGGCGCGGGGTTGGCGACCGGGGTGCCGCCCACCTTGAAGGTCACGACGTCGGTCGTCCAGCCGTCGGCGGGCAGCGGGTTCACGACGATGCTCAGGGCGCGGGCGAGGTTCTCCTGCCCCTTGACGCTCACCTGCGCGAAACCCTGGTCCTTCGCGAACTTCGCGATGTCCGTCAGGTCCAGTTCCCTGGTGCTGGCCAGCGCCAGCAGGCGGTCCTGACCGTTGGGGCCGCCGACGTTCAGGCCGTACCTGGCGTTCTGCTGCGGGAACACGCGGGTCACGCCGCCCTGCACGAAGTTGCTCTCCTCGAAGTTGTTCGGGAAGAACAGGTCCACCACGCCGTTCGCGTTGATGTTGAACAGGTACACGTACGCGTCCTGGTTGGTCTTCACGGCGATCTTGATCGGCTCGCCCTTGCGGTAGGTGGGGTTCGCCTTGCCGGTCGCGTCCTTGTTCACCCAGACTTCCACGTTCAGTTTCGTCTCGACGGGGTTCACGATGATGCTCTGCGCGGTGATCTTGGCGGGGCTGGCGCCCGCGGCGCCGAGCAGCAGGGTACTCAGGATCAGGGTTCGTTTCAGCATGGTGCCTCCTTGTGGTGAGGGGCACCGTACCCCGCCTCTCTGACCGGTTGCTGATAAAACCGCGTCCTGCAAGGCACGCTGAAGACCCGCTCAAGCCCACCTGACGCGCGGCGCCCGAACATGAGGGCCGGTTGCGGACAGCGTGAGCGTGCGGGGGGTGAACGGGCGGTGCGCATCGCCTAGCCTGCGGGCATGCGCGGCCCCCTCCTGCTTCTTCTGGCGCTGCTGCCCGTGCACGTGCAGGCCGCTTCGGACCCCTGGCCCGGCTCGCCCGTCCTGACGCGGCTGTTCGTGCTGCCGTCCGGCCGGGCCGACCGTGACCGGCTGATCCGCACGCTGGACCTGACGGTCGCGCAGGTGCGGGAACTGGAACGCCTCGCGGGCAGCGAACGCGCCTACGCGCAGGCCGCCCGGACACTCGACCGGGCGGGCGCGCAGGCCCTGAACGTGAAACTGGCCGCCATGAACGCCGAGAAGGACCGCAAGGTGCGCCGCCTGCTGGGCGCCGACTACACGCTGTTCCGCGCGTGGGTGCGCGCGTGGTGGCAGGCCCAGGTGCGCCGCGCCGCTGGGCGCTGACCGCACATGCGAATCAGCTGTTTCGCTGACCGCTCACAGCGGTTTCCAGTTCCATTGAAGGGCCAACACCACGCCCTTCAATTCCACTTCCAACCGCTGCCGTTGTCAGGTGCTCGCTCCGCTCGTTCAGGAGTATTGAAGGTGTCCTTCAATACTCCTGAATTCTGCTGTCAGAACACCACCGATCTGACAGATAGAGGCCCGGAACCGGTTGTTCTCTGACTCACAGCCGCTCGGACCCGGCGGGCTCTGCCGCCCATTCACGCCGAGTCCGTATCAGCCCACGCGGGTGGCGAGCCACAGCGCCAGCGGGGCGATGAGCAGCGCGGGCAGCAGGCTCCCGACCCGCACGCGGCGGTCCTCGAAGCCCAGTCCGGCCAGCATGAGGTTCCAGCTGATCCCGATGATGGTCAGGCCGCCCGCCCCCGTGATCAGCAGCACGTACGGGTTGGTCTTGAGAATCTGAGGGTCCGCGCCACCCAGCAGTCCGGCGGCGAAGGTGCCCGCCAGCAGGCTGATCCCGCCCTGCACGGCCAGCACCGTCAGCGCGCTGAACCCCACCCCGATCCCGTACGCGCCCGCCAGGGCCAGCGCCGCGATGCCGTCCAGCGTGGCCTTCAGGACGTACGTGGCGCTGTCGCCCGTCAGGCCGTTCTGCAGGCCGCCGATCACGGTCATCGGCCCGATGCAGAACAGCAGGCTGGCCGCCACGAACCCCTCCGTGAAGCGGCCCCCACCCCGGAAGCGGCGTTTCAGGGTCTCGCCCAGGCGTTCCAGTGCCTCCTCGATGCCCAGCGCCTCGCCGATCACGGCGCCCAGCGCCAGACTGACCAGCGCCAGGATCACGCCCGGCACCGCGCCGCCCTGCACGCGGTTCAGGCTGCCCGCCATGTCCAGCCCGATGAACAGCGTCACCAGACTGAGCGTCTGCAACAGCGTGCGCTGCGTGCGCTCGGGGAGGCGCCCGCCCACCGCGAGGCCCACGGCGGTACCCAGCAGGACCGTGACGACGTTGACCAGGGTGCCGGACAGCTGTGACAGGACGCTCATCGCCGCTGACTGTAGAGCACCGCGCGCGACCCACGTGCCGGGACTGTCCAGCCGGTCGCGCGCCCCACGGGCGGCCCGCGCGCCCGCCGCATGCCGGGCGCGGCGCGGTGAGTGCCGCCTCAACGCCCCCTTCAGGGGAGTTCAAGAAGCCCGCAAGATCTGTGACGCCCCGCTGACAGGCGGTGTGGTACGTTCTACGCAAGTTGAACCGTCCGCTGCACATCCTCCTGCCTCAGCCGCTTCTGCGCGGCGGGCCGGGCGGCGCGCCCGACCACCGTGCGGCGCGCTGCGTGCGTCCTGACATCGACACCGAATCTGTTACGGGGCTGCCTGCGGGCGGCCCCGCTGCGTTGAAGGAGGTCCGACCATGACCCTGAACGACCAGTACCAGAACATGCCCAAACTCCTGAAAGTCAGCGAGGTCGCCGACTTCACCGGCACGCACGAACGCACCGTGCGCCGCTGGATCCGCGACGGCCGCCTGAGCGCCGTCGAGCACCCCAGTGGCCTGCGCGTGCCCAGACGCTCCCTGTGGCGCTTCCTGGGCCTGGACCTCGCCCTGAGCGCGTAATCCGGCGGCGACTGGCACAATGGCGGGCGTGATCGCCCCGCTGCCAGACCACCGGCTTGACGCCCTGCGCGCCGCCCTGAGCCTGCCCACCCCCACCTTCCGCGCGGCGGACCTGCCCCTCCCGGCGGGCCTGACCGCCGCGCAGACCGAGGAGGCCGCCGCGCTGGCCCTGCACTGGGGCGCGCCCCGCGCGGCGCTCGCCTGGAGTCGCGAGCCGCTGCGTCGCGCCGCCGCGCACCTGCGCCTGGGCGACCCGACCGCCGCACGCGCCGAACTGTCAGCCGAGGCGGACGGCGCCCGCGTGGCGCTCCTGCGCGCCCGCGCCGCCGCGCTGGACAGTCACCCCGGCGCAGGACAGCAGGCCGAGGCCGCGAGAACCCTGGCCCGCCAGGAGGGCGACAGCGCCGCCCTGATCGCCGCCGTGACCCTCCTCGCCGAGGGGCAGCAGGCGGACCCGTACGCGGCCCTGCGGACCCTCGCCGAGGGCCTGAAGGTCGCCGAGATCGCCGGGCAGGGCGCGGACCCGCACCTGCTGGCCGTGCTGGCCCACACCCAGGCGCGCCTGAACGCCCGCAAGGGGCAGGCGACCGCCGCGAAAGCCCTGGAGCGCAGCGCGCCGCGCAGCCCCGCGCGGGTGCTGGCCCTGCTGGCCCTGGCCCGCCCCGACGATGCCCACGCCGAGGCTCAGGCGGGTGACCTGCACCCCGGCTGGTGGGCGTTCACCGCAGCCCCGACGCCGTCCACGTCTGCGGGAACGGCACGTACGGGGGCGGACGGATGAACGCGCGTGGGCCGGGATTGCTGCGCCGGTACACGCTCTCGTAGACCCACACGTTCCGCTCCTGCAGGGCGGCGTACAGGTCGGCGCCCAGCCGCAGTTCCTCGGGCGGGAGGGGCAGGTGCTCCCGGTAGGCGCGCAGGAACGCCCCGCCCAGGGTCGGGTCGAGCCGCAGGCTCAGGTGCAGGCATCGCACGACCTCCCACGCGCGGGGCGCGAGGCGCGGCTGTTCCCAGTCGATCACCGACGCGGGCACGTCGCCCTGGAAGAAGACGTTTCCGTCGTGGAAGTCACCGTGCACGAAGCGTAGGGGCAGCGCGGGCAGGTCGTCCGGCAGTGGACTGGCCCGCAGGTGCGCGAGGCGCTGCCGGGTGCGGTCCAGCGCCCAGCCGTCCGCAGCGTCCGGGTGGGGGAGAGCCAGGATCGCCGTCTCGATGACCTGCAGGCGCTCCAGCGTCGCCGCCACGCCTGCCGGAGGGGAGAGGGGTGGCACCTCGAACGGCACCGTGTCCGGCAGGCGCGCGTGCAGGTCCGCCAGCAGCGCCCCCAGGCCCGCCGCGTGCTCCGGGGTCAACGCGGGACGCGGCACCGGGGTGCCGGGCGCCATGTCGAACAGCGCCGCCCAGCGGTCGCCCAGTCGGGCCAGCGTGCTGCCCGCACGCGTGACGAGCACGTCCGGCGTGGGCACCCCGCAGGTGCGGGCCAGCCGCACGGCGTGGTGTTCGACCTCCGCCCGCTCGCGGCGGGGATCACGGTACACCCGCAGGTGGAACGCCCCCGACGCCGCCTGCACGCGCCAGGCGGCGTTGATGCTCCCGCCGCCCAGCGGGGTCAGCGCCCCCACCGGCCCGACCGGCCAGCGCGCCGCGACCTCCGCCGCGAGCGGGCCGGTGGGGGTCACCCGGCCTGCACGTCCAGTCGCGCCAGCCCCCGGATCACGAAGCCCCCGGTGTACTGCCCCGGCTCCTGCGGGTCCACGAGGCGCAGGTCCGGCAGGGCGCGGCACAGCGCCCGCAGGCTCAGCGCGAGTTCCAGCCGGGCCAGCGGCGCGCCCAGGCAGTAGTGGATGCCCAGCCCGAACGTCAGGTGCGGGTTCGGGTCGCGGTCCAGCCGCAGCTCGTCCGGCGCGTCGAAGCGACCCGGGTCGCGGTTCCCGCTGGCGTACAGCAGGCTCACGCGGTCGCCGGGCTTCAGGTCCGCGCCGTGCAGTGTCAGGGGTTCGAGCACGATCCGCTCGAACATCGGCAGGGGTGTGTCGAAGCGCAGCAGTTCCTCGACGGCCCGGCGGAACACGCCCAGGCTGTCCGGCGCATGCGCCTGCGCGACCAGCGCCTCCCAGTGCCGCCGGTCGCGTTGCAGGGCCAGCACACCCGCCGTCAGGCCGTTCACGCTGGCCTCGTGCCCGGCGTTCAGCAGCAGGATGCAGGTGTCGATCAGTTCCTGCTCGGTCAGGCGGTCCCCGCCTTCCTCGGCCTGCACGAGCGCCGTGATCAGGTCGTCCTGCGGCTGCGCGCGGCGCTGCGCGACCAGCTCCCGCAGCAGCGCGCTGAAGTCCAGCACCGCCTGCTCGGCCTCGTCCTGATCGGCGGGCGTGGGGGCCGGTTCGTACAGCTTCACGATCGACGCCGACCACGGGCGCAGCCGCGCGCGGTGCTCGTGCGGCACGCCCAGCAGCTCCGCGATGACCGTCACGGGCAGCGGCTCGGCGTACTCCTCGACCAGATCGAACGGCCCCTGGCGCCCCAGGTCGCGCAGCTGCGCCTCCAGGATCACCTCGATCCGCTCCGACAGGGCCTCCACGCGGCGGGGCGTGAACGCCAGCCCCACCAGCGACCGCAGACGCGTGTGCTTGGGCGGCTCGCTGTCCAGCAGGTGATTGCTGTTGAACGCATCGAAGTTCGCCTGCCGGGGGTCCGGCAGCGGCCACCCCAGCTCGTCGCGCGAGAAGCGGTGCAGGGCGCTGCGCCCGAACCGCCGGTCGCGCAGCACCGCGCTGATGTCCGCGTGCCGGGTCAGGACCACCCGGTTCATGCCCGGATCGAAGAACACCGGCGTCTCGGCGCGCAGCCGCGCCAGCAGCGGGTACGGGTCCCGCACGAACGCCGGGTCCGCCACCGGCAGCGCGAACGTCGGCAGGACAGAGGTCAGGGCGCTCACAGGAACTGCTGCGCCTCCAGCCGCACGGGTCGGTCCTCCGGGTCAGCCTTCGCCACCGGGGTGACCAGGGCGTGCCCGGTCAGCGGAGCGGCCACGTGCGCGGTCGGCTCGGCAGGCAGGGCCGCCTGTGCCGCCGGGGTCGTCGCCTGGGCGGCAGTGTCCGCGAGCGCCGGGATCACCCCGGCCGGAGCGGACCGCGGCTGATCCAGACGCGGCGCCCTCAGGACCGCGTCCTCAGGCGGCGCGTGGCGCGCCGAGAGTTCCGCGAACGACGCCACCAGCGCCCGGTACCCGCTCAGGAACTGCGCGTACTCCTGCCGCGCCGCCGTCAGCCGCGCGTTCAGGTCCGCGTGCCGCTCGCTGAAGGTCCGCTCCAGTTCCGCCAGCCGCTCGGCCTGCGCCCGCTCGCGCTCCAGGGTCAGGGTGTGATGGTCGCGTTCCAGATCCGCGAAACGGCCCCGGAACGCCGCCTCCATCGCCGACAGGCGCGCCTGATGCCCGGACTCCAGTTCCGCGCGGCGCGACTCGGACTCGCGCAGCAGCCCGTCGCGCTCGGTGGTGGCCTGCGCGACCATCAGTTCCGCCTCCCGCGCCGCGTTCTCCCGCAACTCGTGCGAGATGCGCTCCGCGGCGATCACCGCGCGGCGGATCTCGTCCTCGTTCTGCCGCTGGGCCTCCAGTTCCTTCTCCAGCAGCGTCACGCGTTCCAGCGTCAGCTGATGCTGCTGCAGCTGCGTTTCCAGATCGTCGGCCAGGTCGTTCAGGAAGGCGCGCACGCTGCTGCGCTCGTAGCCGCCCATGCGGTTCGGGAATTCCTGGTGGCGCACATCAAGAGGGGTGAATTTCACGTGAACAGACTCCTTCCCACCCTGACCAGGGTGGCTCCAGCCGCGACGGCGTGCGGGTAATCCCCGCTCATGCCCATGCTCAACTCTGACAGACCCAGATCATGCGCCCGCCGCGCCACGTCCGTAAACAGCGCCGCGAGCCGCGCGTCCCGCTCTGGGGGGAGCAGGTCGTCCAGGTCAGGTGCCATGACCATCAGCCCCCGCACGTCCAGGCCGGTCGCCCGGACCTCGCGCAGCGCGCCCGGCAACGCCTGCGCCTCAATCCCATGCTTCTGCGCCTCCCCGTTGTGGAGTTGCAGCAGCACGTCCGGCGCGCGCCCCCAGCCCTGCGCCGCCTGCGCGAGCGCCTCGGCCTGCCACGCCACCTCGACGGAATGCACCAGCGACACGTGCCGCAGGTACTTCACCTTGTTCCGCTGCAGCGCCCCGATGAAATGCCACTCCAGGTCCGGCCGCAGCGCCGACTTGTCCCGCAGTTCCTGCGCGCGGCCCTCACCCAGCGGGAACGCCCCGTGCGCCAGGACGCAGCGGTCGATGGCGTCCAGATCCTGGCCCTTGGTGACGGCCACCAGACGCGCGCTGCCCACCGGCCGCCCGGCGGCCGCCTCCGCGGCGCGGATGCCCGCCAGGACCTCCGGCAGACTCATGGGTGAACCCCGGCGCGGCCGCGCCTCACCCGCTTGCATGATGCTTTCACCCGCGCATTCTCACCCGCCGCCCCCCCCCGGCTCAAGCGGAAAGTGCACCCCGCGCCAGACGCCGCCACGGAACACTCATGAACGCCCCCGCCTGCCCACGCGCGGCGCGCAGCACGCGTCGGCCTCCCCGCAAGCCGTCCGCACCCAATCTTCACCCTTCTCAGGCTGAGCGCCGCAACTGTGAGCGGATGCGCGCACCCACCGTCTCCCGGCAGCACCAGCCGCCCGGAGACGAGGTCCACGGGTGTGCCACACTAGGAGAAGCATGCGACACCCCCTGACGCTCGCCGTGACCGTCCTTCTTGCCGCGCCCGCCGTCGCCCAGACCGCAGGCACCGTGCAGGACGTGACCGTGGTCGGCACCAGCGACCTGCTGGCCAACTTTATCCGCGCCACCCTCACCACCCAGACCGGCACCCCCCTGAGCGGCGTGAACCTCCGCCAGGTCGAGCAGGAAGTCGTGGCCAGCGGCTACTTCAAGAGCGCCGTCGCCGAACTGCGCAGCGTGGGCGGCAAGGACACCCTGGTCATCACCGTCGTCCCCAACCCCACCATTAAGGACGTCACCATCACCGGCCTGACCTTCCTGCCCGCCGAAGGCTTCAAGAAGAGCGTCGCCGACCTCCTGAACATCGCCCCCGGCGCCACGCTGAACAACCAGCGCATTGAGGAAGCCAAGACCGCCCTGGCGCAGAACTTCCAGCAGGAAGGCTACCCCTTCGCGCCCAGCATCAGCGCCGACGTGAAGACCGCCGCCGACGGCACCGTCACCATCAACTTCGTCGTGGACGAGACCGCCCCCGTCACCCGCGTGGAAGTCGACGGCGTCACCCTGCTGCCCGCCACGCAGGTCACCACCATCTTCAAACCGCTGTACGACGCCAGACGCTTCACGCCCGACGCGTACTACGGCGCCGTGCAGCAGCTCCAGCAGGCCTACGACGACGCCGGGTACCTCCAGGCCGGCGTGGACGTCGGCAGCAGCACCCTCGAAGGCGGCGTGCTGAAAGTCAAGGTCATCGAGGGCCGCGTGAGCACCGTGAACCTCGACGACCTCGGCAACCCCCAGGTGACCCTGCAGACCCAGCCCGGCCAGCCGGTCAACCTGACCAGGCTCCAGGCGGACGTCCGCACCCTCTCCAACCAGACCGGCAAACCCGTGGGCTTCGCCATCCAGCCCAATCCGCAGAACCCCGCGCAGGTCACCGTGCTGTTCGGCTCCGCCGGCGTCGAGACCGGCCCGGTCAAGGCGGTCGCCATCCAGGGCAACACCCTGATCCCCACCGCCACCCTGCAGGCCGCGCTGAAGACCAGGGTCGGCGACGTGTACTCCCCGCAGCTGGCCCAGCAGGACT is a window of Deinococcus grandis DNA encoding:
- the mnmE gene encoding tRNA uridine-5-carboxymethylaminomethyl(34) synthesis GTPase MnmE, with the protein product MTRSGLQDTIAAIATAPGSAGVGIVRVSGPHALTVADRVFRGRRAPSRTPGGRFLFGHLQGASGEVLDEGLCLIFKGPRSYTGEDVAELQTHGSPAVLARVLQATLDCGARPARPGEFTLRAYLSGRLDLAQAEAVLNLIEAQTDTARRQATLGLSGALGDRVDGVARGVTRTLAAIQALLDYPEEGVPDEDRTLPLAQAESDLRDLLASARAGQFATRGARLALIGRPNAGKSSLLNALLGYERSIVTPIAGTTRDYLEAAVELAGVPVTLVDTAGIRETGDAIEAAGVRQALSLAGAADLVLALEDGSTPREALPADLSGARVIHVRTKADLPGAWTDPTALDVSAVTGSGLPALRDAIQAALLGDTARGEAWLTTERQADAARRALAHIQAAQTLPDDLAGYELEEALRALAELTGRDVQEDVVDAVFRNFCVGK
- a CDS encoding VOC family protein; this translates as MSLTALSITVLSADPVGSARFYRRHFGFTPTAELDWFVSLQHPDLPGLHLDLLRQGHPAAGPLLSRQQTSGIMLALIVPEVEAEARRLERAGLSFVLPVTTEPWGQKRVQFQAPDGVTVELLEFVAPDPEWLARQTAPHT
- a CDS encoding TetR/AcrR family transcriptional regulator, with the translated sequence MRQNPARRTALLDAAITLLAERGSAALSYRNLDEAAALPVGTAANYFRTRADLLLEVTRHVLNRLGPDPQTLAAALEHPQPTRHAAVLQHLLDRMQRERDATLALLELRLLARRYPDLQATFRTTVQENLILSRQFSEAHGFTQGDEEFLTGYLLLSGFVFEDLTLPGLLPPELGTRLIQTLTAPSTPQPG
- the ruvA gene encoding Holliday junction branch migration protein RuvA, translated to MIAYLSGTVREIREHSAVVVAGGVGYEVQCPVSTLGKLTVGETAELNTRFVVREDAQLLFGFHDADSVRVFDLLTSVSGVGPKLALALLSAMPVSALAAGLLGGDVKLLSSVSGVGKKTAERLVLELQGKIPEHLAAPATGGGAKAARVTSTAGRDAVDALLALGFREAQVRGVVAELLASDPDLSADSLIRKSLGKLR
- a CDS encoding GNAT family N-acetyltransferase, producing MFTLRPARETDRAALYRICLETGASGQDATHLYADPLILGHVYAGPYLTYAPEFAFVLEQAGGEVAGYVLGVPDTAAFEATLDREWWPPLRELYPDPAGIPHAERTPDQRIAHLIHHPPRAPQDLLSVYPAHLHIDLLPDAQGGGRGRALMTTLLDALREAGVAGVHLGVGEGNTRAQGFYRHLGFQELGRAPGSVTFGLPLT
- a CDS encoding DUF4384 domain-containing protein → MLKRTLILSTLLLGAAGASPAKITAQSIIVNPVETKLNVEVWVNKDATGKANPTYRKGEPIKIAVKTNQDAYVYLFNINANGVVDLFFPNNFEESNFVQGGVTRVFPQQNARYGLNVGGPNGQDRLLALASTRELDLTDIAKFAKDQGFAQVSVKGQENLARALSIVVNPLPADGWTTDVVTFKVGGTPVANPAPAMPGSTTGTVTITPGQGQQPAPAQPAPAQPTPAQPTPAQPTQPAQPTGTIQPGERQNGTRDQAMVDAYARLKGDESLGQATTYASGWGDGLWQKFRGVGAYGDAVLLHANGSSRSYAVHGMLLERYLALAKAENRGTRPPSRLGWAAGDEKVIPQNSLGTSGLYGFFQNGALYGTEKYGTFWLSGNVLKTYQGLGGSGSFLGFPTRDQYTISGAWAADFEGGTIRTVNGVTKVYRK
- a CDS encoding DUF554 domain-containing protein; its protein translation is MSVLSQLSGTLVNVVTVLLGTAVGLAVGGRLPERTQRTLLQTLSLVTLFIGLDMAGSLNRVQGGAVPGVILALVSLALGAVIGEALGIEEALERLGETLKRRFRGGGRFTEGFVAASLLFCIGPMTVIGGLQNGLTGDSATYVLKATLDGIAALALAGAYGIGVGFSALTVLAVQGGISLLAGTFAAGLLGGADPQILKTNPYVLLITGAGGLTIIGISWNLMLAGLGFEDRRVRVGSLLPALLIAPLALWLATRVG
- a CDS encoding helix-turn-helix domain-containing protein; protein product: MTLNDQYQNMPKLLKVSEVADFTGTHERTVRRWIRDGRLSAVEHPSGLRVPRRSLWRFLGLDLALSA
- a CDS encoding phosphotransferase enzyme family protein → MTPTGPLAAEVAARWPVGPVGALTPLGGGSINAAWRVQAASGAFHLRVYRDPRRERAEVEHHAVRLARTCGVPTPDVLVTRAGSTLARLGDRWAALFDMAPGTPVPRPALTPEHAAGLGALLADLHARLPDTVPFEVPPLSPPAGVAATLERLQVIETAILALPHPDAADGWALDRTRQRLAHLRASPLPDDLPALPLRFVHGDFHDGNVFFQGDVPASVIDWEQPRLAPRAWEVVRCLHLSLRLDPTLGGAFLRAYREHLPLPPEELRLGADLYAALQERNVWVYESVYRRSNPGPRAFIRPPPYVPFPQTWTASGLR